In Gimesia panareensis, the genomic window TGCAGTACCGGTGGCCACTTATGCCAGCTGGCGCTTACGCGGTGAGAACGGTCCTGCCGCCAACCAGCTATACAGTCTGTCTGGCTCGTATATTCCCTTTCCACTGACGAAAGCAGAACGCGAACAACTGGGGGATCCCCGACCGTCGCTCGAAGAACGCTATGGCACACTGGAAGCGTATCTCGAACAGCTGGCCGCACAATGCGAGGCTTATGAGAAAGCCGGCTATCTGCTGCAGGCAGACCGGGAGCGGATTCTGCAAACGCAGCGTGATCGGGTGGCACCCCTGTTTGAAAAAATCAATGCGGGAGCGAAAGCCGGATCGTCAGAGCAGGGTAACTAAGCCCCGTTGGTCTGTTGAATGACATCATTTAGCCTGCCTGCGCTTCCCGTAGGCAGGCTTTTTGCTGCGTATCCGGGAGTGAGGTCAACTCCGCCAATGAACAGTGTTGTTAACTGGCGGTATGCTGTAAGTAATTGTTATTAAAAGGGATACCGATAATGTGATGCGTGATTGCGATATATCACACCTGCAGACTTTGCCAGAAATCTGCAGATTCTTTTCAAAACGCGACCTGAAATCAACTTTGAGTGTACGATTACTTATAGAACCGAAACATCGCGAGTTGGCTTGCCTCGAATGCTGGTTGACATAATTCATGGAACAGAAAAAACAGGAACTGCAGTTCACAACATTGCTGACGGCACATCGTCGTCAGTTGTATGCGTTTATCTACTCGCTGCTGACGGATCATACAGATGCGGAAGATGTCTACCAGCGCTGCAGCATGATCCTGTGGGACAAGTTCGATCAATTTGACGCGGAATGCGATTTTCTGCCCTGGGCCATGGGCATCGCCTTTTATGAAGTGAAAAACTTCCTGCGAGTGTCATCCCGTGATCGGCACCATTTCTCCGAACAGTTGCTCAACCAGCTCTTTGAGCGGATGCAGGGCAGCAGTGCTCCCAATGTGCAACTCTCATCGCTGGAGAAGTGTTTGAAGTCCCTGCGTCAGAAGGATCTGTGGCTGGTGCAGCAGGTTTACTGGGAACGGCGTCAATGTGCGTCTGTGGCGGAGGAGATGGGAATGAAAATCAACGCCCTCTATGACCGGGTGGGCCGCATCCGCGGTCAATTAAGAGACTGTGTGCTGCGACGTGTGTCGGAGGTGGAACATGCCAGATAAAGATCAACGGGACGCTGCGGAATTTCAGCGGCTGTTACACCGGCTCGCCGATGGTTCGCTCGATCAGACGGAAACAGAACAGCTTGAGTCGTTGCTGCTGGATCAGCCGGTACGACAGACACAGTACCTGGAACTGATGTGTCTCGATGCTTCCCTGATGGAGCTGGGCGAAATCAGCAGAAGTGTTCCCGATTATAACATCAGTCACCCGCAAGAAAAGAAATCGGTTCCCTGGGGCGTGTGGGTGCTGACAGTCTGCGCTGTGGCCTGCCTGGTTGTGGCGGCTGTCCTGTTTGTTTCCACGGGCAATGAACGGCAGCAGGTAGTACAACAGGAAGCTCCGGCAGCACTTGAAGAAACAAATCAGATCGCGAACAAACAGCCGCCGCAGGAACAGTTTTCCCAGGCGACATTGATCGCAGGACATCGGGCGGTCTTTCGGGGAACACATTATCCCACGCTGACTGGCAGTCGACTGCGGTTCGCTGAGAACTATATGCTGCAGGACGGCATGGTCAAAATCCGCTTTGCCTCGGGAGCGGAAGTGATTCTCAAAGCACCCGCACTATTCCAGGTGGCGCAGGAAGAGGAACTGGTGGTGAACCTCGGCAAGTGCTCAGTCTATGCACCCGAGGGGGCGGAAGGTTTTAAAGTCAGCACGCCGACCAGCAATGTCGTTGACCTGGGGACGCGTTTTTCCGTGACAGTTGCTGAAGACGGTGCCTCGAATGTGTCCGTTGTGGATGGTGAGGCGGAAGTCTCTTCGCTGAGCGATCCCCGCAAAAAGCGTCTGATTAAAGGGGAGACCGCTTATGTGGGCACCGACCTGAATGTAATAGACGGAGACCGCGATCAGTCGTCACAAGACTATATCGACGCCATCCCCGACCACCTGATTACTTATGAAGCGGTTCCCGACGAACAGGGGCGGGCGAAGTCGCTGGCGTCTGTCTCCGTGCAGCGGGCGGGAGTGCAGCGCATTTATCAGGCTGACGATTTTATTCTACCCGTCGTGAATCATTATCGACCCGGCTCCCATGCGTTCGGGGTCGTTCCCGCCGAGGCGCCCGCTGAGGAATTGAACCGCTTCGGCCCGATGAATCTGTTGTTTGCTTCGGGGTTCATCAACCCCGGCGGAGAGAAAGCAGTGCACCAGGGCGAATTTCAACTGGGACGTAACGGCACCCCCGGCATGAACCTGGTTTTCGAACAACCGGTGGTGAATGGACCTGGCCCCGACCTGATTATTTTCGACGCCCAGTCGATCGCCCACTCGCTGGAGGGGGACGTATTTCATTTGTACCCGCAGACCGATCACCCGACTGCCCGGCCGATGACGGTCCGGAAATATGACATCGACGGTCATTCCGAGCAGGCACAGATCATGACCGGCTGCCGTTTGACCCAGTTGAGTCCCGATTTCGCCGACGATGGAGCGCCGCTGCCAATCGTGGCACGCTCGCAGTTGGTACATCAGGTTCCCTCGCGGCTGTTTGCCGTCGGGATCGATCTGGATGACATGCAGATTCC contains:
- a CDS encoding FecR family protein, coding for MPDKDQRDAAEFQRLLHRLADGSLDQTETEQLESLLLDQPVRQTQYLELMCLDASLMELGEISRSVPDYNISHPQEKKSVPWGVWVLTVCAVACLVVAAVLFVSTGNERQQVVQQEAPAALEETNQIANKQPPQEQFSQATLIAGHRAVFRGTHYPTLTGSRLRFAENYMLQDGMVKIRFASGAEVILKAPALFQVAQEEELVVNLGKCSVYAPEGAEGFKVSTPTSNVVDLGTRFSVTVAEDGASNVSVVDGEAEVSSLSDPRKKRLIKGETAYVGTDLNVIDGDRDQSSQDYIDAIPDHLITYEAVPDEQGRAKSLASVSVQRAGVQRIYQADDFILPVVNHYRPGSHAFGVVPAEAPAEELNRFGPMNLLFASGFINPGGEKAVHQGEFQLGRNGTPGMNLVFEQPVVNGPGPDLIIFDAQSIAHSLEGDVFHLYPQTDHPTARPMTVRKYDIDGHSEQAQIMTGCRLTQLSPDFADDGAPLPIVARSQLVHQVPSRLFAVGIDLDDMQIPPGGSITGLFLQDAQDDADRIDPVVIVGLPPVK
- a CDS encoding sigma-70 family RNA polymerase sigma factor produces the protein MEQKKQELQFTTLLTAHRRQLYAFIYSLLTDHTDAEDVYQRCSMILWDKFDQFDAECDFLPWAMGIAFYEVKNFLRVSSRDRHHFSEQLLNQLFERMQGSSAPNVQLSSLEKCLKSLRQKDLWLVQQVYWERRQCASVAEEMGMKINALYDRVGRIRGQLRDCVLRRVSEVEHAR